The Meriones unguiculatus strain TT.TT164.6M chromosome 1, Bangor_MerUng_6.1, whole genome shotgun sequence genome has a segment encoding these proteins:
- the LOC110549111 gene encoding T-cell surface glycoprotein CD3 epsilon chain: protein MQWNAFWRVLGLGLLAIGTCQEDAEDLDNGGQKQYQVSISGTTVELTCPLESDDTIKWETNDKVLTGETDKHLVIEGFSEVKNSGYYVCYSDEKQKNKYLYLKARVCEDCVEMDSTTLAIIIIIDVCFTLGLLMVVYYWSKNRKAKAKPVTRGTGAGGRSRGQNKERPPPVPNPDYEPIRKGQRDLYSGLNQRAV from the exons ATGCAGTGGAACGCTTTCTGGAGAGTTCTGGGCCTCGGCCTCCTAGCAA TTGGCACTTGTCAGGAAG ATGCCGAGGACCTCG ATAACGGAGGGCAGAAAC aataCCAAGTGTCTATCTCAGGAACCACGGTAGAATTGACGTGCCCTCTAGAGAGTGATGACACCATAAAATGGGAAACAAATGACAAAGTACTGACTGGTGAGACCGATAAGCACCTGGTAATAGAGGGATTTTCGGAAGTCAAGAACAGTGGCTACTACGTCTGCTACTCAGATGAGAAACAGAAGAACAAGTACCTCTACCTGAAAGCCAGAG TGTGTGAGGACTGTGTGGAGATGGACTCGACAACATTAGCCATAATCATCATCATTGACGTGTGCTTCACTTTGGGCTTGCTGATGGTCGTTTATTACTGGAGCAAGAATAGGAAAGCCAAGGCCAAGCCTGTGACTCGAGGAACCGGTGCTGGTGGCAGGTCCAGAG GGCAAAACAAGGAGCGGCCGCCACCTGTTCCCAACCCAGACTATGAG CCCATCCGCAAAGGCCAGCGGGACCTGTATTCTGGCCTGAATCAGAGAGCAGTCTGA